From one Streptomyces sp. R41 genomic stretch:
- a CDS encoding MFS transporter, producing the protein MTTEDPVRVAALTEPVERVGRGWTSALSLANGAIWVGWYGPLQILLASQAEDFAPGTGMSKETMLAWVTGAGAVVSLVANPLFGALSDRTTARWGRRTPWIVAGAAGGALSLLLLAGAGGVWTMAAGWCLVQLTLNAAFAAVTAAVPDRVPRLQRGSVGGWLGAAQILGVVGGTGLATVAGGVGGGYAACAVFTLVGVLPYVLRHQDLRLPASARPAWSWRSFLASFWLSPRRYPDLAWAWLTRFLINLSNALVLLYLLYYLRDRLHYDDPENGVLILTAVNGVTLLATVVVGGVWSDRLGRRKPFVIWSGILMAVATAALSGWQTWPGAIVAAAVLGIGFGVFTSVDFALMTDVLPKALDRGKDLGVINIANALPQVAAPALAAPIVTYLGGYRVLYLVAAVIGLAGAVLVGRIKGVD; encoded by the coding sequence ATGACCACCGAGGACCCCGTACGGGTGGCTGCTCTCACCGAGCCCGTCGAGCGGGTCGGCCGGGGCTGGACCTCCGCGCTCTCGCTCGCCAACGGGGCGATCTGGGTGGGCTGGTACGGCCCCCTGCAGATCCTCCTCGCCTCCCAGGCCGAGGACTTCGCGCCCGGTACCGGCATGTCGAAGGAGACGATGCTGGCGTGGGTCACGGGCGCGGGCGCGGTCGTCTCGCTGGTCGCCAACCCGCTCTTCGGCGCGCTGTCCGACCGCACGACCGCGCGCTGGGGCCGCCGTACACCGTGGATCGTGGCGGGAGCGGCCGGGGGCGCGCTGTCCCTGCTGCTCCTGGCGGGCGCGGGCGGCGTGTGGACGATGGCGGCCGGCTGGTGTCTGGTCCAGCTGACGCTGAACGCCGCCTTCGCGGCGGTCACGGCGGCCGTGCCCGACCGGGTGCCGCGGCTCCAGCGGGGTTCCGTGGGCGGCTGGCTGGGCGCGGCGCAGATCCTGGGCGTGGTCGGCGGGACGGGCCTGGCGACGGTGGCGGGGGGTGTGGGCGGCGGATACGCGGCCTGCGCGGTGTTCACGCTCGTGGGCGTCCTGCCGTACGTACTGCGCCACCAGGACCTGCGCCTGCCCGCCTCGGCCCGCCCCGCCTGGTCCTGGCGCTCCTTCCTGGCCTCCTTCTGGCTTAGCCCGCGCCGCTACCCGGACCTCGCCTGGGCCTGGCTGACCCGCTTCCTGATCAACCTGAGCAACGCCCTCGTACTCCTCTACCTGCTCTATTACCTGAGGGACCGGCTGCACTACGACGACCCCGAGAACGGCGTGCTGATCCTGACCGCGGTGAACGGTGTCACGCTGCTCGCCACGGTCGTGGTGGGCGGGGTGTGGTCGGACCGGTTGGGCCGCCGCAAGCCGTTCGTGATCTGGTCGGGCATCCTGATGGCGGTGGCCACGGCGGCCCTCTCCGGCTGGCAGACCTGGCCGGGCGCGATCGTCGCGGCGGCCGTCCTGGGCATCGGCTTCGGCGTCTTCACCTCGGTCGACTTCGCCCTGATGACGGACGTCCTGCCCAAGGCTCTGGACCGCGGCAAGGACCTCGGCGTCATCAACATCGCCAACGCCCTGCCCCAGGTCGCCGCACCCGCGCTGGCCGCGCCGATCGTGACGTATCTGGGCGGCTATCGAGTGCTGTACCTGGTGGCGGCGGTGATCGGGCTGGCGGGTGCGGTGCTGGTGGGGCGGATCAAGGGCGTGGACTGA
- a CDS encoding NAD-dependent epimerase/dehydratase family protein, which translates to MLTLVTGTTGEVGRRFVPRLLQQTPRGDQVRVLVRDEAKAAALADLGAQVAVGDLRDAEALGKALAGADAVVNIAAAFRGVPDEEAWAVNRDAALELGRAAVTSGVRRFVQVSTNLVYGTGRGRPLTEEDPTVPGGEMWGAYPESKGEAERGLLTLEGGMDVRIGRLAFVYGEGDPHLAASMRWAAHWAATQRLQLVHHADVAQGLCRLLYAPGAAGAIYNIADDAPVTTVDLHQLNGVDIPSALYERTDPDPWFGIVSTARIRRELGYRPLYPSVWTAQDAGAL; encoded by the coding sequence ATGTTGACGTTGGTGACAGGAACCACCGGTGAGGTCGGCCGCCGCTTCGTACCGCGGCTGCTGCAGCAGACGCCCCGGGGTGACCAGGTACGGGTCCTGGTCCGCGACGAGGCGAAGGCGGCCGCCCTCGCCGACCTCGGCGCCCAGGTCGCGGTCGGTGATCTGCGGGACGCGGAGGCGCTCGGCAAGGCCCTCGCGGGCGCCGACGCGGTGGTGAACATCGCGGCCGCCTTCCGCGGCGTACCCGACGAGGAGGCCTGGGCGGTCAACCGCGACGCCGCGCTGGAGCTGGGCCGCGCGGCCGTGACCTCCGGCGTACGCCGCTTCGTGCAGGTCAGCACGAACCTCGTCTACGGAACGGGCCGCGGCCGCCCCCTCACCGAGGAGGACCCGACCGTACCCGGCGGCGAGATGTGGGGCGCGTACCCGGAGTCGAAGGGGGAGGCGGAGCGGGGCCTTCTCACCCTGGAGGGAGGCATGGATGTACGGATCGGGCGTCTCGCCTTCGTCTACGGCGAAGGCGACCCGCATCTCGCCGCGTCGATGCGCTGGGCCGCGCACTGGGCCGCCACCCAGCGCCTCCAGCTGGTCCACCACGCGGATGTCGCGCAGGGCTTGTGCCGCCTGCTGTACGCCCCGGGCGCGGCGGGCGCCATCTACAACATCGCGGACGACGCCCCCGTCACCACCGTCGACCTGCACCAGCTCAACGGTGTCGACATCCCGTCGGCGCTGTACGAGCGCACGGACCCCGATCCCTGGTTCGGGATCGTGTCCACGGCCCGAATCCGCCGGGAATTGGGCTACCGCCCGCTGTACCCGTCGGTCTGGACAGCCCAGGACGCGGGCGCGCTGTAA